From a region of the Microcebus murinus isolate Inina chromosome 23, M.murinus_Inina_mat1.0, whole genome shotgun sequence genome:
- the IL10 gene encoding interleukin-10 yields MPSSALLCCLVFLAGVGASRGQSTQSENSCTHFPASLPHMLRELRAAFGRVKTFFQTKDQLDSMLLNESLLEDFKGYLGCQALSEMIQFYLEEVMPQAENHGPDIKEHVNSLGEKLKTLRLRLRRCHRFLPCENKSKAVEKMKNAFSKLQEKGVYKAMSEFDIFINYIESYMTMKMKD; encoded by the exons atgcccagctcaGCACTGCTATGTTGCCTGGTCTtcttggctggggtgggggccagcCGAGGCCAGAGTACCCAGTCTGAGAACAGCTGCACCCACTTCCCAGCCAGCCTGCCTCACATGCTCCGGGAGCTCCGAGCTGCCTTCGGCAGGGTGAAGACTTTCTTT CAAACGAAGGATCAGCTGGACAGCATGTTGCTGAACGAGTCCTTGCTGGAGGACTTTAAG GGTTACCTGGGTTGCCAAGCCTTGTCTGAGATGATCCAGTTCTacctggaggaggtgatgccGCAGGCTGAGAACCACGGCCCGGACATCAAAGAGCACGTGAACTCCCTGGGGGAGAAGCTGAAAACGCTGAGGCTGCGGCTGCGGCGCTGT CACCGATTTCTTCCCTGTGAAAATAAGAGCAAGGCAGTGGAGAAGATGAAGAACGCCTTCAGCAAG CTCCAAGAGAAAGGTGTCTACAAAGCCATGAGTGAGTTTGACATCTTCATCAACTACATAGAATCCTACATGACAATGAAGATGAAAGACTGA